In a genomic window of Methylobacter sp. YRD-M1:
- a CDS encoding GNAT family N-acetyltransferase, with translation MTIPTFDRKFKVTDEKSDPDLNKEFKSLVLKGRDQLSQYAAQMDLLFSETFAPSTIRWSLLESWLLYNPETEPIGVLVWKDQVLVAAGLLALQHKWGFCRIAKIGVEGEPYCLPAQDHLSGNLLGEGLINALRSIKKPWFLYLTDLPDTDPVANSINIRLKLNKLSILSKKSIYTYSPQLWFDRSNGLNRYLSHDTRSVVVEAENKIKDAGLTLDMQWSSEPCEIEKSLDEIIHVHHESNRLKAGLAILDELSEAALFRETVLNHAKAARIRLLTLRINGSLAAFSIGVLDRDMLWIYANLASPEWLRYSPGMIINAEIVRSAYSDPSIKGVNWGAGLERSKMNGNVRLIPSIKLMGWSSWPTRLAWLGGRKMKRALPFTNFIGAGRNRKKNAGNDQS, from the coding sequence ATGACTATTCCAACGTTCGATAGAAAATTCAAAGTCACTGATGAAAAGAGTGACCCGGATTTGAATAAGGAGTTTAAGTCGCTTGTTCTAAAGGGCCGCGATCAACTTTCTCAGTACGCGGCACAGATGGACTTGCTGTTCTCCGAAACCTTTGCGCCATCAACAATAAGATGGTCGCTGTTGGAATCCTGGTTGCTTTATAACCCGGAAACAGAGCCTATAGGCGTGTTGGTATGGAAGGACCAAGTCCTGGTCGCGGCCGGCCTTCTGGCGCTGCAGCATAAGTGGGGATTCTGCCGGATTGCCAAGATTGGCGTGGAAGGTGAGCCATACTGTTTGCCGGCCCAGGATCATTTGTCTGGCAATCTTCTCGGAGAAGGCTTGATCAATGCCTTGCGATCAATAAAAAAGCCCTGGTTTCTCTATCTGACTGATCTGCCTGATACTGATCCGGTAGCCAATTCAATCAATATTCGGCTCAAATTAAATAAGCTATCGATTTTGAGTAAAAAGTCGATTTACACATATTCCCCGCAATTATGGTTTGACAGGTCAAACGGGCTGAATCGCTACCTGTCTCATGACACCCGATCAGTCGTCGTCGAGGCAGAAAATAAAATTAAAGACGCGGGTCTGACGCTGGATATGCAATGGTCGTCTGAACCCTGCGAAATTGAAAAGTCTCTGGATGAGATAATTCACGTTCACCACGAAAGCAATCGACTTAAAGCGGGGCTGGCGATTCTGGATGAGCTATCGGAGGCCGCTTTGTTCAGGGAAACTGTGCTCAACCATGCCAAGGCCGCAAGAATCCGGCTGCTCACCTTACGCATCAATGGCTCTCTTGCCGCTTTTTCAATAGGCGTTCTGGATAGAGATATGTTATGGATCTACGCCAATCTGGCGTCTCCTGAGTGGCTTCGCTACAGCCCAGGGATGATCATCAATGCGGAGATTGTAAGATCGGCATACAGTGATCCGTCAATCAAAGGTGTAAATTGGGGAGCAGGCCTGGAGCGGTCCAAAATGAACGGAAATGTCAGGCTGATCCCTTCAATAAAACTGATGGGCTGGTCTTCCTGGCCGACCCGCTTGGCGTGGCTGGGTGGCAGGAAAATGAAACGAGCCTTGCCATTTACAAATTTTATTGGCGCCGGCAGAAATCGGAAGAAAAATGCCGGAAACGATCAATCATGA
- a CDS encoding GNAT family N-acetyltransferase has protein sequence MNNITIRQAVVSDIDALAPLFDSYRQFYGRESDIRAAREFLLARFNHGESVVFIAHDANVPVGFAQLYPSFSSVSLARTFVLNDLFVHESSRRKGAGSLLLAAAVEFGKSLAAARLSLSTAISNEAAQALYRSAGWRHDEQFFVYHYAIPAQ, from the coding sequence ATGAACAACATTACGATTCGCCAGGCTGTCGTGTCGGATATTGACGCGCTTGCGCCTTTGTTTGACAGCTATCGGCAATTTTATGGCCGCGAGAGCGATATTCGTGCCGCGCGCGAGTTTCTATTGGCCCGATTCAATCATGGCGAGTCGGTCGTGTTTATCGCCCATGACGCGAACGTTCCCGTCGGGTTCGCCCAGCTTTATCCGAGCTTTTCGTCTGTCTCGCTTGCCAGAACCTTTGTGCTCAATGACCTTTTTGTGCACGAGAGCAGCCGCCGTAAAGGCGCTGGCTCCTTACTGCTGGCAGCGGCGGTGGAATTCGGCAAATCATTGGCTGCGGCGCGACTTTCGCTGTCAACGGCGATAAGCAATGAGGCGGCGCAAGCGCTATATCGATCAGCCGGCTGGCGGCATGATGAGCAGTTTTTTGTCTATCACTATGCCATTCCGGCTCAATAA
- a CDS encoding GFA family protein, with protein MNSLKGQCLCGSVQYEIKGEPQLSFLCQCRQCQRITGAGHSAEFVVPDEIVSLSGELKSYEMKSDNGNIISSEFCPNCGNPVLKKSSGYPGLLFFHAATLENPESFKPQRVFWASSSQPWDFVDPSLEVKQKA; from the coding sequence ATGAATTCTCTGAAAGGACAATGCCTGTGCGGCTCAGTGCAATATGAAATCAAAGGTGAACCGCAATTATCATTTTTATGCCAATGCAGGCAATGCCAGAGAATTACCGGCGCTGGCCATTCTGCCGAATTTGTAGTTCCCGATGAAATAGTCTCGCTATCGGGCGAGTTAAAAAGCTATGAGATGAAATCGGATAATGGAAATATCATTAGCAGCGAGTTTTGCCCCAATTGCGGAAATCCTGTTTTAAAAAAGTCTTCCGGGTACCCCGGTTTACTCTTTTTTCATGCAGCGACATTGGAAAATCCGGAATCATTCAAACCCCAGAGAGTATTCTGGGCTTCAAGCAGTCAACCTTGGGATTTTGTCGATCCCAGTCTTGAAGTGAAGCAGAAGGCATAA
- a CDS encoding hybrid sensor histidine kinase/response regulator gives MSQDSMSVLEPFRSTLGQLDLQLEELLAANSDERRQELAEQLSEGWQVLAERLVEAGTPALMDLIALYAENLDLLLASRENGLPASEQSLLQRWHEACHHYLQAPADEKVIVAWVSLLQNPVWQEPLHEDDAIELINGLIEFADSTTEAQVVPSSEEVIHDDIELQNDDEPSIEPLADRPVEPVDLALVHMISEVFGKVADDLTHTLPKFNCASQTEYQQSLSANDFLLENINKACETVGLFGLSYVFRRLWLNVVAKAAGDHDYDAECNLFGIALILIQEYLTDIGNDTHCSALVRHLHEPGWRRPLPDAMQGRLFEALNVPVTDSATQRTRLERTIAGPEDVSLAIPGDVDGELVQALLHELPVLTESFSAAIQAIIGADASQARLLEAQRIAHTLKGACNTIGVHGIANLTHSLEAILEALNTEQALPGRELGAVLLDAADCLAAMSECLQGEGAVPEQALVILQQVLDWDYRIKKEGLTGLDVSDEAPKADVPAETDNSGRDDDRAKARTSIPSAMLDQIIEVAAEAGSIGERVHDKIGSLLNGSDEIRELTWRLSELVAEMDRMVNIQSVTGRDSRGNQVFDALEMEQYSEVHTCLSRLAEAAADVREQNAQMHRQLLDGKNLLIEQRSVQKEHLEHVQNLRLVPVQRIVPRCLRIVRQTARMTGKEVELQISGENTLIDSEILNGLTDALMHLLRNAVDHGIEAPENRVQAGKPRQGTIRLNFTNDRNALTISCEDDGSGLDTARIWATALARGWVTDQQALSDNQIQRLIFRPGFSTKEQVSHVSGRGIGMDAIQAQVASMNGIMDLASKPGYGLSVTINVPSNRHDAPMILVKTDGQTFAVSEHGIEHIFCALDGRLAVEANGSLHYQVEEYRYAADTLDNLLGLGGKNPMPGKAAGLLFKARNGAEQVVLVDRVSGYKNLMIRPFGDYLKGVYGVLGGVMLGSGQIAPVIDLFELISDAERRANADQFTALTPARPRVAKTLALVVDDSLSARKATVQLLKDAGFEVQTAIDGLDAIEKIEAQKPDIILSDLEMPRMNGIELTRYLRAMPDLKAIPLIMITSRSSEKHRTQADNAGVTLYLTKPLSEDDLIIKLNGLLARKLIQVA, from the coding sequence ATGTCGCAAGATTCAATGAGCGTATTGGAACCGTTCAGATCCACGCTGGGTCAGCTCGATCTTCAACTGGAGGAACTGCTGGCGGCCAACAGCGATGAACGCCGCCAGGAACTGGCCGAGCAGCTCAGCGAAGGCTGGCAAGTTCTGGCCGAGCGGCTTGTTGAAGCCGGCACGCCGGCCCTGATGGATCTGATCGCTTTATACGCCGAAAACCTGGATCTCTTGCTCGCCAGCCGTGAAAACGGATTGCCCGCTTCGGAGCAGTCCCTGTTGCAGCGCTGGCATGAAGCCTGTCATCACTATCTGCAGGCGCCGGCAGATGAAAAAGTCATTGTCGCCTGGGTTTCGCTGCTTCAAAATCCGGTCTGGCAGGAGCCTTTGCATGAGGACGATGCGATCGAGCTGATCAATGGCCTGATCGAATTCGCGGACTCTACGACGGAAGCCCAGGTTGTGCCGTCATCAGAAGAAGTCATTCACGATGATATCGAGCTCCAGAATGATGACGAGCCGTCCATAGAACCGCTGGCCGACAGGCCGGTCGAGCCGGTAGATCTGGCTCTGGTGCATATGATCAGCGAGGTGTTCGGCAAGGTCGCCGATGATCTGACCCATACGCTGCCCAAGTTCAATTGCGCATCGCAGACCGAATATCAGCAGTCTTTAAGCGCCAATGATTTTTTGCTGGAAAATATCAACAAAGCCTGCGAAACGGTAGGGTTGTTCGGCCTGAGCTATGTATTCAGAAGGCTTTGGCTGAATGTCGTCGCCAAGGCCGCTGGCGACCATGACTACGATGCCGAGTGCAATCTTTTCGGCATAGCGCTGATCCTGATTCAGGAATATCTGACCGACATCGGTAATGACACCCACTGCAGCGCACTGGTCAGGCATCTGCATGAGCCGGGCTGGCGCCGGCCGCTGCCGGATGCGATGCAAGGCCGATTATTCGAGGCGCTTAACGTGCCCGTGACCGATTCCGCTACGCAGCGCACCCGTCTCGAAAGAACCATCGCCGGGCCGGAAGACGTATCGCTGGCTATACCCGGCGATGTCGACGGCGAACTGGTGCAGGCCTTGCTGCACGAATTGCCGGTTTTGACGGAAAGCTTCTCGGCGGCCATTCAGGCCATTATTGGCGCCGATGCTTCACAGGCGCGTCTATTGGAGGCGCAACGCATCGCCCATACCCTGAAAGGAGCCTGCAACACGATCGGCGTTCACGGCATCGCCAATCTGACGCACAGCCTTGAAGCGATTTTGGAGGCGCTCAACACGGAACAGGCGCTGCCCGGCAGGGAGCTCGGGGCCGTGCTGCTCGATGCGGCCGATTGTCTGGCCGCCATGTCCGAATGCCTGCAAGGCGAAGGCGCGGTGCCGGAGCAGGCGCTGGTTATTCTGCAGCAGGTTCTGGACTGGGATTATCGGATCAAAAAAGAAGGCTTGACCGGCCTGGATGTTTCGGATGAAGCACCCAAAGCAGATGTGCCGGCGGAAACGGACAATAGCGGTCGTGATGACGACCGGGCCAAGGCCAGGACGAGCATTCCGTCAGCCATGCTCGACCAGATCATCGAAGTGGCCGCCGAAGCGGGCAGTATCGGCGAGCGGGTTCATGACAAGATCGGCAGCTTGCTGAACGGCAGCGATGAGATTCGCGAACTGACCTGGCGGCTCAGCGAGCTGGTCGCCGAGATGGACCGGATGGTCAATATCCAGAGCGTGACAGGCAGGGACAGCCGCGGCAATCAGGTCTTCGATGCGCTGGAGATGGAGCAGTACAGCGAAGTGCATACCTGTCTCAGCCGTCTGGCCGAGGCCGCGGCCGACGTGCGCGAGCAGAACGCACAAATGCACCGGCAACTGCTCGACGGCAAGAACCTACTGATCGAACAGCGCAGCGTGCAGAAAGAGCATCTGGAACACGTCCAGAACCTGCGGCTGGTGCCCGTGCAGCGGATCGTTCCGCGCTGCCTGCGCATCGTCAGGCAGACCGCCAGAATGACCGGCAAGGAAGTCGAGCTGCAAATCAGCGGCGAAAATACTTTGATCGACAGCGAAATCCTCAATGGCTTGACCGATGCCCTGATGCATCTGCTGCGCAATGCCGTCGATCACGGCATCGAAGCGCCGGAAAACCGCGTGCAGGCCGGCAAGCCCCGGCAGGGCACCATAAGGCTGAATTTTACCAACGACCGTAACGCGCTCACTATCAGCTGCGAAGATGACGGCAGCGGCCTTGATACGGCCAGAATATGGGCAACAGCGCTGGCCAGGGGCTGGGTCACGGATCAGCAGGCGCTATCGGATAATCAGATACAACGGCTGATTTTCCGTCCCGGTTTCTCGACCAAGGAACAGGTCAGCCATGTGTCCGGACGCGGCATCGGCATGGATGCCATTCAGGCGCAGGTCGCAAGCATGAACGGCATCATGGACTTGGCCTCGAAGCCGGGTTACGGCCTGTCCGTAACCATAAACGTGCCTTCTAACCGCCATGACGCGCCGATGATTCTGGTCAAAACAGACGGGCAGACCTTCGCGGTGTCGGAACACGGCATCGAGCACATTTTCTGCGCATTGGACGGCAGGTTGGCGGTCGAAGCGAATGGCTCTCTTCACTACCAGGTCGAGGAATACCGCTACGCGGCCGACACGCTGGATAACCTGCTCGGACTGGGAGGCAAAAACCCGATGCCCGGCAAGGCGGCCGGCCTGCTTTTCAAGGCCCGCAACGGTGCCGAACAGGTTGTGCTGGTCGATCGGGTCAGCGGTTATAAAAACCTGATGATCCGTCCTTTCGGCGATTACCTGAAAGGCGTTTACGGCGTCCTGGGCGGCGTAATGCTGGGCAGCGGCCAAATCGCGCCGGTCATTGATCTGTTCGAGCTTATCTCCGATGCCGAAAGACGCGCGAATGCCGATCAATTCACAGCGCTGACGCCCGCCAGACCGCGCGTGGCGAAAACGCTGGCGCTGGTTGTCGACGATTCACTGTCCGCCAGAAAGGCTACCGTGCAATTACTGAAGGATGCCGGGTTCGAGGTGCAGACCGCCATAGACGGGCTCGATGCGATTGAAAAAATCGAGGCCCAAAAACCCGACATCATTCTGTCGGACCTGGAAATGCCGAGAATGAACGGCATCGAACTGACCCGCTACCTGAGAGCGATGCCGGACCTGAAGGCTATCCCGCTGATCATGATTACCTCCCGTTCCAGCGAAAAACACCGCACTCAGGCCGATAATGCCGGCGTGACGCTGTACTTGACCAAGCCGCTCAGCGAGGACGATCTGATCATCAAGCTAAACGGCCTGTTGGCGCGGAAATTGATTCAGGTAGCATAA
- a CDS encoding VPLPA-CTERM sorting domain-containing protein has product MKKQDYLLGTAVLALASFAQSASAATVTYYANGSDTDTSSYVTGSGYGYYPVSQTGYYPVTQTYSYWVSTGFGGGYYETGTYTYYQSYTYTYNQYYSWDAINKEVSIDYTLGSDWTINSAKFWVKAADDSSSDASETAQITKIENNSGIFGETVISGDGWYFGLDIMDYLLSPYTNPFTATISALPFSDFIYKNAKIEIDYTVNPPSQVPVPAAVWLFGSGLVGLLGFNRKRAQSAA; this is encoded by the coding sequence ATGAAAAAACAAGATTATCTTTTGGGGACAGCCGTCTTAGCGCTGGCATCTTTTGCACAGTCTGCTTCAGCGGCAACAGTAACGTATTATGCTAATGGTAGTGATACTGATACATCATCCTATGTGACAGGATCAGGCTACGGCTATTATCCTGTCTCTCAAACAGGATATTATCCTGTTACTCAAACTTACAGCTATTGGGTAAGCACAGGATTCGGAGGAGGATATTATGAAACTGGAACTTATACTTACTATCAATCTTACACGTACACTTACAATCAATATTATTCATGGGACGCAATTAACAAAGAAGTCTCCATCGACTATACATTAGGCTCAGACTGGACTATTAATTCCGCCAAGTTTTGGGTCAAAGCAGCTGATGATTCTTCATCTGATGCTAGCGAAACAGCACAAATTACAAAGATAGAAAACAATTCTGGTATCTTTGGAGAAACTGTAATATCTGGAGATGGCTGGTATTTTGGATTGGATATTATGGATTACTTGTTGAGCCCATACACCAACCCTTTTACAGCAACTATCTCAGCACTACCGTTCAGTGATTTTATTTACAAGAACGCCAAAATAGAGATTGATTATACCGTGAATCCGCCTTCACAAGTGCCTGTTCCTGCCGCTGTCTGGCTGTTTGGTTCCGGTTTGGTCGGATTGCTGGGCTTTAATCGCAAACGCGCTCAATCAGCGGCATAA
- a CDS encoding methyl-accepting chemotaxis protein, with the protein MKNLSIRLKLHGAFLLMLAVLAVLGYYAFERMDSYSEEMARSNEQANKIANLSLEATVLFKKQVQEWKNMLIRGHVQKDYDKYSAQFEDMRLQTQNTVRQLRRLAEGHPDIVKAADQFLVEHDRLTEQYHAAIPLLFMNKDGLGYRDVDVKVRGIDRAPTDAIQHIAEQAQRLKIQTAKTTEESIAQFKQETATIGLALVFLLISLYVAVVEFSVLKPVRFLTALVNKISQGDYGARAKVDAKDEIGILARSFDALLDERAEKLAASEKARAELNNSVIALLQSVARLSQRDLTVNIPVSEDITGTLSDAINLLAQETASTLKDVNQVSERVNLSSSKVKSQSDAVMVFAEQERMETEKMLEELNSAVMMMLNVARISQTTNNSSKEAMQATDTALQAVTDTVQSINKIREIIREIEKRVKRLGERSQEIAGAVNIINEIAERTHVLALNAGMQAAQAGEAGRGFMVVANEVQRLAESSREATGQISLLVKNIQVDTADAVNTMNDVITQVVEGTKLAEEAGDRMKDTRNVTMKLVEYVHDIADKAMKQVKLGQILKERATVIQQSTKKTHVQLQAQSRLSEGLVNDAETLLKKVRVFRLPA; encoded by the coding sequence ATGAAAAATCTAAGTATACGACTCAAGCTTCACGGCGCCTTCCTGCTGATGTTGGCGGTCCTGGCCGTGCTAGGTTATTACGCTTTCGAACGCATGGATTCTTATTCCGAAGAAATGGCCAGAAGCAACGAGCAGGCCAATAAAATTGCGAATCTGTCCCTGGAGGCTACAGTCCTGTTCAAGAAACAGGTGCAGGAATGGAAAAACATGCTGATCCGGGGCCATGTGCAAAAGGACTATGACAAATACAGCGCCCAGTTCGAGGACATGCGTCTGCAAACCCAAAACACCGTCAGGCAATTGCGCAGGCTCGCCGAGGGACATCCCGATATCGTCAAGGCCGCCGACCAGTTTCTGGTCGAGCATGATCGTCTGACCGAACAGTACCATGCGGCGATTCCGTTATTATTCATGAACAAAGACGGCCTCGGTTATCGTGATGTCGATGTCAAGGTGCGCGGCATCGACCGCGCCCCGACGGATGCGATTCAGCATATTGCCGAGCAGGCCCAGCGCTTGAAAATCCAGACCGCCAAAACGACGGAGGAATCGATAGCCCAGTTTAAACAGGAAACAGCCACTATCGGCCTGGCCCTGGTTTTCCTGCTGATCAGTCTGTATGTGGCGGTCGTCGAGTTCAGCGTCCTGAAGCCGGTCAGGTTCCTGACGGCGTTGGTCAACAAGATTTCCCAGGGCGACTACGGGGCGCGCGCCAAAGTCGACGCCAAAGACGAAATCGGCATCCTGGCCCGCAGCTTCGACGCGCTGTTGGACGAGCGGGCCGAGAAGCTGGCCGCTTCGGAAAAAGCCAGAGCCGAACTGAACAACTCAGTCATCGCCTTGCTGCAGTCAGTCGCTCGTCTGAGCCAGAGGGATCTGACCGTCAACATCCCGGTTTCCGAAGACATCACCGGCACATTGTCGGATGCGATCAACCTGCTGGCTCAGGAGACGGCATCGACGCTGAAGGACGTGAACCAGGTGTCGGAGCGCGTCAACCTGTCGTCCAGCAAGGTCAAAAGCCAGTCCGATGCCGTCATGGTTTTTGCCGAACAGGAACGGATGGAAACGGAGAAAATGCTTGAGGAGCTGAATTCGGCGGTGATGATGATGCTGAATGTCGCGCGCATTTCCCAGACCACGAACAACTCGTCCAAGGAGGCCATGCAGGCCACCGATACGGCGCTGCAGGCCGTGACCGACACCGTACAGAGCATCAACAAGATCCGCGAGATCATTCGCGAGATCGAAAAGCGGGTCAAGCGGCTTGGCGAGCGCTCGCAGGAAATCGCCGGCGCCGTCAACATCATTAACGAAATCGCCGAGCGCACGCACGTGTTGGCTCTGAATGCCGGCATGCAGGCCGCGCAGGCCGGCGAAGCGGGACGAGGCTTCATGGTCGTCGCGAACGAGGTGCAACGGCTGGCGGAAAGCTCGCGCGAAGCGACCGGCCAGATCTCGCTGCTGGTGAAAAACATCCAGGTCGACACGGCCGATGCCGTCAACACGATGAACGACGTAATCACCCAAGTCGTTGAAGGCACGAAGCTGGCCGAAGAGGCGGGCGACCGAATGAAAGACACGCGCAACGTGACTATGAAGCTGGTCGAGTATGTACACGACATCGCCGACAAAGCCATGAAGCAGGTCAAACTGGGACAGATCCTGAAAGAACGCGCCACAGTGATTCAGCAAAGCACGAAGAAAACCCATGTTCAGCTACAGGCGCAATCACGGCTGTCGGAAGGCCTGGTCAATGACGCCGAGACACTGCTGAAAAAAGTTCGCGTGTTCAGACTGCCTGCCTGA
- a CDS encoding GFA family protein, giving the protein MKGSCLCGTIKYEIESIDMPVGHCHCQTCRKAHAAPFASTAGVKRKHFRWLQGENRLSSFMSSPGKLRHFCSVCGSHLVAERLGQPHVIVRIATLDEDPGIKSSMHIWTSHDVPWLEYEDIPAYAEWQPGR; this is encoded by the coding sequence ATGAAGGGTAGTTGTTTATGCGGGACCATTAAATATGAAATCGAAAGCATTGACATGCCTGTCGGCCACTGCCATTGCCAGACTTGCCGAAAGGCGCACGCAGCGCCGTTTGCCTCCACCGCTGGCGTAAAGCGCAAGCACTTCCGTTGGCTGCAGGGTGAGAACAGGCTTTCATCCTTCATGTCGTCTCCGGGAAAGCTGCGCCATTTCTGTTCCGTGTGCGGTTCCCATTTGGTCGCCGAACGCTTAGGCCAGCCTCATGTGATTGTTCGCATCGCGACGCTTGATGAGGATCCGGGCATCAAATCTTCGATGCACATCTGGACGTCTCACGATGTCCCATGGCTTGAATATGAAGATATTCCGGCTTATGCGGAATGGCAGCCGGGACGGTGA
- a CDS encoding NADPH-dependent FMN reductase, which produces MQMIKILAISGSLRKVSLNTALLRAVSKLAPADVRIELYNGMDKLPLFNPDIEATDPPAVADLRNHLLGADGVLIASPEYAHGVTGVMKNALDWMVGCEAFVNKPVALLNASPRATHAQAALKETITVMSARVIDEASIAVPILGLKLDELEIVSDPEIAVALHESILAFRRAIEFHRAEDCNG; this is translated from the coding sequence ATGCAAATGATAAAAATATTGGCCATCAGCGGCAGTCTGCGCAAGGTATCGCTGAATACCGCTCTGCTGCGCGCCGTTTCGAAGCTGGCGCCGGCGGATGTCCGGATTGAGCTCTACAACGGCATGGATAAGCTGCCTTTGTTCAACCCGGACATCGAAGCAACTGATCCGCCGGCGGTAGCGGATTTACGCAATCACCTGCTCGGCGCAGACGGGGTGCTGATAGCGAGCCCGGAATATGCGCATGGCGTCACCGGTGTCATGAAAAATGCCCTGGACTGGATGGTGGGTTGCGAGGCCTTCGTAAACAAGCCCGTCGCGTTGCTCAATGCTTCGCCGCGGGCAACTCACGCACAGGCCGCCCTGAAGGAGACAATCACCGTGATGTCCGCCAGAGTTATCGATGAGGCGTCTATTGCCGTACCGATTCTCGGTTTGAAACTTGATGAGCTAGAGATTGTCTCAGATCCCGAAATTGCCGTCGCGCTGCATGAGTCGATTCTGGCTTTCCGGCGTGCAATAGAGTTTCATCGGGCTGAAGATTGCAACGGGTAA
- a CDS encoding glycine zipper family protein, producing the protein MFKIFLILVTALTVAGCASTRPILYPNEHYNSVGPTVANGDIANCMHLAEVAGADSSSGAGNAAARAAGGTAIGAAAGAVGGAVVGSAGSGAAIGAATGATAGLLNWIFGRPQSNPAYVNFVNRCLQERGYEPVGWE; encoded by the coding sequence ATGTTCAAGATTTTTTTGATCCTTGTCACTGCCCTGACAGTGGCAGGCTGCGCCTCGACTCGTCCGATTCTCTATCCCAATGAACATTACAATTCCGTTGGTCCAACAGTCGCGAACGGTGATATCGCAAACTGCATGCATCTCGCAGAGGTGGCCGGAGCCGATTCCAGCAGCGGCGCTGGAAATGCGGCAGCCAGGGCGGCCGGGGGCACTGCCATCGGCGCTGCAGCAGGCGCCGTGGGAGGCGCTGTGGTAGGTTCAGCGGGCTCTGGAGCGGCGATCGGGGCGGCCACGGGCGCGACCGCCGGACTGCTGAACTGGATATTCGGTAGGCCGCAAAGCAATCCTGCTTATGTAAACTTCGTAAACAGATGTCTTCAGGAGCGCGGATACGAGCCGGTTGGCTGGGAATAA
- a CDS encoding alpha/beta fold hydrolase translates to MNEHLGRNWILLRGLSRESAHWGDFVPLLQAAFPDARITALDLPGTGRYYREASPDTIGQITHKVRAQAQQAGLLQEPVTVLGLSLGAMVAFEWMLSYPGDICGATLINTSFTGLSPFYQRLRWQSLGRLALLLLKRNLRERESAILALVSNRAQDERMVTAWENIQKERPVSLENSWRQIQAAASYRPCGLRPEQSVLLLNAWGDRLVAPTCSVDIYRKWRWQYRSHSWAGHDLPLDDGAWVVSQLREWVAQN, encoded by the coding sequence ATGAATGAGCATCTGGGCCGAAACTGGATACTGTTGCGCGGGCTGAGCCGGGAATCGGCGCATTGGGGCGACTTCGTGCCCTTATTGCAGGCGGCTTTTCCCGACGCCAGAATAACGGCGCTGGATCTGCCTGGCACCGGGCGTTACTACCGGGAGGCCAGTCCGGACACGATCGGTCAGATCACGCACAAGGTGCGCGCGCAGGCGCAGCAGGCAGGGCTGCTGCAAGAACCGGTAACGGTGCTGGGGCTGTCATTGGGCGCGATGGTCGCCTTCGAGTGGATGCTGTCGTACCCGGGCGATATCTGCGGTGCGACGCTGATTAATACCAGCTTCACCGGCTTAAGTCCATTTTATCAGCGGTTGCGCTGGCAGAGCCTGGGCAGGTTGGCTTTGCTGCTTCTGAAGCGCAATCTGCGCGAGCGCGAGTCGGCGATCCTGGCTTTGGTCAGCAATCGCGCGCAGGATGAACGGATGGTGACAGCTTGGGAGAACATACAGAAAGAGCGACCGGTCAGCCTGGAAAACAGCTGGCGTCAAATTCAGGCCGCCGCCAGCTACCGGCCCTGCGGCCTACGACCCGAACAATCGGTTTTACTGCTGAATGCCTGGGGCGACCGCCTGGTAGCGCCGACGTGTTCGGTCGATATCTACAGGAAATGGCGCTGGCAGTATCGCAGCCACTCCTGGGCCGGCCATGACCTGCCGCTGGATGACGGGGCTTGGGTAGTGTCTCAATTGCGGGAGTGGGTGGCGCAAAATTGA